From Cystobacter fuscus DSM 2262, one genomic window encodes:
- a CDS encoding GTPase, whose translation MDTSLPDPEHLERLLSAASTLPALAPHAARLERLRQDYARGLERRDAPLTVALVGATGAGKSTLLNALAGQALAREGEDRPTSTAATVFAPESLALEELAGVGARVVRYTPGPRGLWSGQVFIDTPDLNSVATVHREVARAALERADVALVVMHRGSVAEATQAEFLAEFARRRALVFLVNFADELSAESREALKSQARRLAVERYGMEAESVPVFAISGRAAQRGEDPSGEFGALLFHLQSLATRAVAERVRRTNAEGALAELSSRVEGALKETEDTLARTRSALQEGLGRAATGLKEDFGARLLLAQGHLATEVRGQAAGRFWGPAAWGMRLSSVGVGGLGAATLVARRSLPVGLAVAATSTVLDAVRERARARAAETAVVEPFEDDFAVEAAARASLTQARALAHAGGLTPESLGLPDVETLLAELKSARASAWRYTVTTAVAEAVAGWWRTARWLVLPLINLPLLALLGHVGYRVVRAYVEGPLLGVDYFLNAGALLALLAGAGALISSASLAGTTRAVRRAGQERFTVLLEALGVRLGEAVQDSLRPGREAARALLQRR comes from the coding sequence GTGGACACCTCCCTGCCCGACCCCGAGCACCTCGAGCGCCTGCTCTCCGCCGCGAGCACCCTGCCCGCCCTCGCCCCCCATGCCGCCCGCCTGGAGCGGCTGCGCCAGGACTACGCGCGCGGCCTCGAGCGGCGCGACGCCCCCCTCACCGTGGCCCTGGTGGGCGCCACCGGCGCGGGCAAGTCCACCCTGCTCAACGCCCTGGCCGGACAGGCCCTCGCGCGCGAGGGGGAGGACCGGCCCACGAGCACCGCCGCCACCGTGTTCGCCCCCGAGTCGCTCGCCCTGGAGGAGCTCGCCGGGGTGGGCGCGCGGGTGGTGCGCTACACCCCGGGCCCGCGCGGGTTGTGGAGCGGCCAGGTGTTCATCGACACGCCGGACCTCAACAGCGTGGCCACCGTGCACCGCGAGGTGGCGCGCGCCGCCCTGGAGCGCGCGGACGTGGCGCTGGTGGTGATGCACCGGGGCAGCGTGGCCGAGGCCACCCAGGCCGAGTTCCTCGCGGAGTTCGCCCGGCGCCGCGCGCTCGTGTTCCTCGTCAACTTCGCGGATGAGCTGTCGGCCGAGTCGCGCGAGGCCCTCAAGTCCCAGGCGCGCCGGCTCGCCGTGGAGCGCTACGGAATGGAAGCGGAGTCCGTGCCCGTCTTCGCCATCAGCGGCCGCGCCGCGCAGCGGGGGGAGGACCCGTCCGGCGAGTTCGGCGCCCTGCTCTTCCACCTCCAGTCGCTCGCCACGCGGGCGGTGGCCGAGCGGGTGCGGCGCACCAACGCCGAGGGCGCCCTGGCGGAGCTCTCCTCGCGGGTGGAGGGCGCGCTGAAGGAGACGGAGGACACGCTCGCGCGGACGCGCTCGGCGCTCCAGGAGGGGCTCGGCCGGGCCGCCACGGGGTTGAAGGAGGACTTCGGCGCGAGGCTGCTGCTCGCGCAAGGCCACCTCGCCACGGAGGTGCGCGGACAGGCGGCGGGACGCTTCTGGGGCCCGGCGGCCTGGGGCATGCGGCTGTCGTCGGTGGGCGTGGGGGGCCTCGGCGCGGCGACGCTGGTGGCGCGGCGCAGCCTGCCCGTGGGCCTGGCAGTGGCGGCCACCTCCACCGTGCTGGACGCCGTCCGGGAGCGCGCGCGCGCGCGCGCGGCGGAGACGGCGGTGGTGGAGCCCTTCGAGGACGACTTCGCCGTGGAGGCCGCCGCCCGCGCCTCGCTGACCCAGGCCCGCGCCCTCGCGCACGCGGGCGGACTGACTCCCGAGTCCCTCGGCCTGCCCGACGTGGAGACGCTGCTCGCGGAGCTGAAGTCCGCGCGCGCGAGCGCCTGGCGCTACACCGTCACCACCGCGGTGGCCGAGGCGGTGGCCGGCTGGTGGCGCACCGCGCGCTGGTTGGTGCTACCGCTCATCAACCTGCCCCTGCTCGCGCTCCTCGGCCATGTGGGCTACCGCGTGGTGCGCGCCTATGTCGAGGGCCCCCTGCTGGGCGTGGACTACTTCCTCAACGCGGGGGCCCTGCTCGCGCTGCTGGCGGGAGCCGGCGCGCTCATCTCCTCCGCGAGCCTGGCGGGCACCACCCGCGCCGTGCGCCGCGCGGGCCAGGAGCGCTTCACCGTGCTCCTGGAAGCGCTGGGCGTCCGGCTCGGGGAGGCGGTCCAGGACAGCCTGCGCCCCGGACGCGAGGCCGCCCGGGCCCTGCTCCAGAGACGCTGA